The proteins below come from a single Vibrio diazotrophicus genomic window:
- the dgcA gene encoding N-acetyl-D-Glu racemase DgcA, with product MKVKLYTQSWPIRGSFTISRGSKTQAETIIVEIEHQGLTGRGECVPYARYGESIASVFQQITEVIADIERGISREQLQPLLPAGAARNAVDCAMWDLECKQDKQSIWTKVGLAAESLTTAYTLSLDTPENMEKTAIENADRPLLKLKLGGPEDLARVQAVRRGAPNAKIILDANEAWTAEAYKQLIPELIKLDVAMIEQPFHADEDSVLASLERPIPICADESCHDRNSLQKVVGLYDMVNIKLDKTGGLTEALKLKDQAQSLGLRVMVGCMVSSSLSMAPAFVVAQGAEVVDLDGPLLLSADIENGFEFENNSMLPFKQKLWG from the coding sequence ATGAAGGTAAAACTCTACACACAAAGTTGGCCAATTCGTGGCAGTTTTACTATCTCTCGGGGGAGTAAAACTCAAGCTGAAACTATCATTGTTGAGATTGAACACCAAGGTCTGACAGGGCGAGGGGAATGCGTTCCTTATGCTCGCTATGGTGAATCCATCGCAAGTGTATTTCAGCAAATCACTGAAGTTATTGCAGACATTGAAAGGGGGATCTCGCGTGAGCAGTTACAACCACTTCTTCCTGCCGGTGCGGCGAGAAATGCGGTGGATTGCGCGATGTGGGATCTTGAATGCAAGCAAGACAAGCAATCGATATGGACGAAGGTTGGTTTAGCCGCCGAGTCACTCACCACAGCCTACACTCTGTCGTTAGATACTCCTGAGAATATGGAGAAAACGGCGATTGAAAATGCTGACCGACCGCTGCTCAAACTCAAACTGGGTGGTCCAGAAGATTTAGCACGTGTGCAAGCGGTTCGCCGTGGCGCACCCAATGCAAAAATTATTCTTGATGCGAATGAAGCGTGGACGGCAGAAGCCTACAAACAGCTTATTCCTGAATTGATAAAGCTGGATGTGGCGATGATAGAGCAGCCATTCCACGCCGATGAAGACTCTGTTTTGGCCTCGCTAGAGCGCCCAATTCCTATTTGTGCCGATGAATCTTGTCACGACAGAAATAGTTTGCAGAAAGTCGTTGGTTTGTATGACATGGTCAATATTAAGCTCGATAAAACCGGCGGTTTAACCGAAGCACTAAAGCTAAAAGATCAAGCGCAGTCATTGGGATTACGAGTCATGGTTGGTTGCATGGTTTCGTCTTCATTAAGCATGGCTCCCGCTTTTGTCGTGGCTCAAGGTGCTGAAGTGGTTGATCTCGATGGCCCGCTATTGCTTAGCGCAGATATCGAAAACGGATTTGAATTTGAAAACAATTCTATGTTGCCCTTTAAACAAAAGCTGTGGGGGTAG
- a CDS encoding D-amino-acid transaminase codes for MERIVYLNGEFVAESEAKVSVFDRGFLFADAVYEVTAVLGGKLIDHQGHLARLERSAKELDIKLPVTGEQLMEIQRELIKRNALVEGGIYLQLTRGDEGDRDFSYSDDIEPTLVLFTQSRSLINSPKIQTGIKVISFDDIRWRRRDIKTTSLLPACLAKQAAHAAGAEDVWLIEDGFVTEGGSSNAYIVTQENVLVTRPLSNDILHGITRASLMKLAQELKLTIEERLFTIDEAYQAKEAFISSATTFVWPVVAIDDKPVGSGKPGEIALKLRDIYIKTAQELAE; via the coding sequence ATGGAACGAATCGTATATCTAAATGGCGAATTCGTTGCGGAAAGTGAAGCGAAAGTTTCGGTCTTTGATCGTGGTTTTCTGTTTGCTGATGCCGTTTACGAAGTCACCGCGGTTCTGGGCGGCAAGCTCATCGATCATCAAGGGCATCTTGCGCGTTTAGAACGTTCTGCAAAAGAGCTCGACATCAAGCTGCCAGTGACGGGCGAACAACTGATGGAAATTCAGCGAGAGCTGATAAAAAGAAACGCTTTGGTTGAAGGTGGCATTTATCTGCAACTGACGCGTGGCGATGAAGGTGACCGCGACTTTTCCTACAGTGATGATATCGAACCAACCTTAGTGTTGTTTACTCAGTCCAGAAGTCTGATCAACAGTCCTAAGATCCAAACTGGTATTAAAGTGATCTCGTTTGATGATATCCGTTGGCGGCGTCGTGATATCAAAACAACCAGCCTATTGCCAGCCTGTTTGGCAAAACAAGCGGCTCATGCTGCTGGTGCTGAAGATGTCTGGTTAATCGAAGACGGCTTTGTGACTGAAGGTGGTTCAAGTAACGCTTATATCGTGACTCAGGAAAATGTTCTGGTAACACGTCCTTTGAGTAATGACATCTTGCATGGAATTACTCGCGCGTCTTTGATGAAGCTAGCTCAAGAGCTCAAGCTAACTATTGAAGAGCGTCTATTCACAATCGATGAAGCGTATCAGGCGAAAGAGGCGTTTATCAGCTCTGCAACAACGTTTGTCTGGCCTGTGGTCGCAATTGATGACAAGCCTGTTGGCAGTGGCAAACCGGGAGAAATAGCTCTAAAACTGCGTGATATCTACATAAAAACAGCGCAAGAGCTAGCGGAATAA
- a CDS encoding acyl-CoA thioesterase encodes MSNGKRESTLRFLAEPGDVNFGGKVHGGAVMKWIDLAAYACSAAWSGKYCITAYAGGIRFVAPIHVGNIVEVSAKVIYTGKTSMHIAIDVQASDPKELKNRLTTHCIVIMVAVDENGKPTAVPEWVPETPEDIALRNSAIRLMNMRTEIGEEMEAHVKYLKADG; translated from the coding sequence ATGAGTAATGGCAAGAGAGAAAGTACCCTTCGTTTTTTAGCAGAACCTGGCGATGTGAACTTTGGCGGTAAAGTTCATGGTGGCGCAGTAATGAAATGGATCGACTTAGCAGCATACGCTTGTTCTGCTGCTTGGAGCGGCAAATACTGTATTACAGCTTATGCTGGCGGTATTCGCTTTGTTGCTCCTATTCATGTTGGAAATATCGTAGAAGTGAGTGCGAAGGTTATCTACACAGGAAAAACCTCTATGCACATTGCCATTGACGTACAAGCCAGCGACCCAAAAGAGCTCAAAAACCGATTAACCACCCATTGCATTGTTATCATGGTTGCTGTTGACGAAAATGGTAAGCCAACGGCAGTTCCTGAGTGGGTACCTGAAACCCCTGAAGATATCGCTCTTCGTAACTCGGCAATTAGGCTGATGAACATGCGAACAGAAATCGGTGAAGAGATGGAAGCGCATGTGAAATACCTTAAAGCTGACGGATAA
- a CDS encoding LacI family DNA-binding transcriptional regulator, whose translation MKANKSKSPTLEDVARVAGLSAMTVSRALNNPSVVKEATLNKVKSAVESTGYIPNKAAGALASSKSGLIGVVVPQINNSMFVETVEALRGCLAQRGYHVLLSVSDYSSENEVDIISSLMSHRPDGIVLTGVHHDNRLKKIILNSSVPVVEIWDSTPTPIDMLVGLSHDKIGEAVGYEITKKKPKHVGLIWAEDSRAQKRLQEIIKVLKQKNIKHTVTQVPSPAKIQSGRTGMQVLLATEHDFDVIACSSDTLAQGCIAEAHKQNMKVPDDFSVIGFGDLDVAEYNVPSITTVNIDRIGMGQRAANMLADRIEGKLPENPIVNLEFTFKHRESF comes from the coding sequence TTGAAAGCGAACAAATCCAAATCCCCTACGTTAGAAGATGTCGCTCGCGTTGCAGGTCTATCGGCAATGACGGTTAGCCGAGCTTTAAACAACCCATCGGTAGTTAAAGAAGCAACGCTTAACAAGGTGAAATCTGCGGTCGAAAGTACTGGTTATATTCCTAACAAAGCGGCAGGAGCTTTGGCTTCGAGTAAAAGTGGGTTGATCGGTGTTGTTGTACCGCAAATTAACAACAGCATGTTCGTTGAAACCGTCGAAGCACTTCGGGGATGTTTAGCACAGCGCGGCTACCACGTTTTGCTTAGTGTTTCTGATTACAGTTCAGAAAACGAAGTCGACATTATTTCATCGTTGATGTCACACCGCCCTGATGGCATCGTCTTGACTGGTGTACATCACGATAACCGATTGAAAAAAATCATCCTGAATTCATCTGTTCCGGTAGTAGAAATTTGGGATTCAACTCCAACGCCTATCGACATGCTAGTGGGTTTATCACATGACAAAATTGGGGAGGCTGTTGGCTACGAAATCACGAAGAAAAAACCAAAGCATGTAGGTCTTATTTGGGCTGAAGATTCGCGCGCCCAGAAACGACTTCAGGAAATCATCAAAGTATTGAAGCAAAAAAATATTAAACATACGGTAACTCAGGTTCCTAGCCCCGCTAAAATTCAGTCAGGACGTACAGGAATGCAAGTACTGTTAGCCACTGAACATGACTTTGATGTTATCGCGTGTTCTTCTGACACTCTTGCACAAGGCTGTATCGCTGAAGCTCACAAGCAGAACATGAAGGTACCTGACGATTTTTCGGTCATTGGATTCGGTGATTTAGATGTAGCTGAATACAACGTTCCATCAATCACTACCGTCAACATTGACCGCATTGGGATGGGTCAACGTGCTGCAAACATGCTCGCCGACAGAATCGAAGGTAAATTACCTGAAAACCCGATTGTGAATTTGGAGTTTACCTTTAAGCACAGAGAGTCGTTTTAA
- a CDS encoding enolase C-terminal domain-like protein: MTSPKVTEVKVIPVAGRDSMLLNLSGAHAPFFTRNIIIITDESGNQGVGEVPGGEKIRQTLEDAIPLIVGKGIAEYKNIKAAVSKEFNDRDSGGRGKQTFDLRTTIHVVTAIEAALLDLLGKHLGVNVASLLGDGQQRDFVEMLGYLFFIGDKDVTDLPYQNQDEDECEWYRVRHQKAMTPETVANLAKASHAKYGFHDFKLKGGVLSADEEALAVKAIKAAFPEARVTLDPNGAWSLDEAIRIGLELKDTLAYAEDPCGEENGMSGREVLAEFKRRTGLPTATNMVATDWRQMGHSLSLQSVDIPLADPHFWTMEGSVRVAQMCHEFGYTWGSHSNNHFDISLAMFTHVAAAAPGNITAIDTHWIWQEGNQRLTKEPFQIVDGKVLVPNKPGLGVELDMEKVEEAHKLYMDNCLGARDDSIGMQYLIKDWKFDPKRPCLVRD; the protein is encoded by the coding sequence ATGACATCTCCAAAAGTTACCGAAGTTAAAGTTATTCCTGTTGCTGGTCGCGACAGTATGTTGCTAAACCTGAGCGGTGCGCACGCGCCTTTCTTCACTCGTAACATCATTATCATTACTGATGAGTCGGGTAACCAAGGTGTGGGTGAAGTACCGGGAGGTGAAAAAATTCGTCAAACTTTGGAAGATGCAATTCCACTGATTGTTGGTAAAGGTATCGCTGAATACAAAAACATTAAGGCCGCAGTATCAAAAGAGTTTAATGACCGTGACTCTGGTGGTCGTGGTAAACAAACGTTTGACCTACGTACTACCATTCACGTGGTTACTGCAATCGAAGCTGCATTGTTGGATCTTCTTGGTAAGCACCTAGGTGTTAACGTGGCATCACTATTAGGTGATGGTCAGCAACGCGATTTTGTTGAAATGCTTGGCTACCTGTTCTTTATCGGTGATAAAGACGTAACAGATCTGCCATACCAAAACCAAGATGAAGACGAGTGTGAGTGGTACCGTGTTCGTCACCAAAAAGCGATGACTCCAGAAACGGTTGCTAACCTAGCAAAAGCTTCTCATGCGAAATACGGTTTCCACGATTTCAAACTGAAAGGTGGCGTTCTGTCTGCGGATGAAGAAGCATTAGCAGTAAAAGCAATCAAAGCCGCATTCCCTGAAGCGCGTGTAACTCTTGACCCGAACGGTGCATGGTCTCTAGATGAAGCTATTCGTATTGGTCTAGAGCTTAAAGACACGTTAGCTTACGCTGAAGACCCATGTGGTGAAGAAAATGGTATGTCTGGTCGCGAAGTGTTGGCGGAATTCAAACGTCGCACTGGTCTACCAACAGCAACCAACATGGTTGCAACAGATTGGCGTCAAATGGGGCACTCGCTAAGCCTGCAATCTGTAGATATCCCACTGGCTGACCCTCATTTCTGGACAATGGAAGGTTCAGTTCGCGTTGCTCAAATGTGTCATGAGTTTGGTTACACTTGGGGTTCACACTCAAACAACCACTTTGATATTTCGCTTGCGATGTTTACTCACGTAGCGGCAGCGGCTCCTGGCAATATCACTGCAATTGATACTCACTGGATTTGGCAAGAAGGCAATCAACGTCTAACTAAAGAGCCTTTCCAAATTGTTGACGGTAAAGTTCTAGTTCCAAATAAACCAGGTCTAGGTGTTGAACTGGATATGGAGAAAGTGGAAGAAGCACACAAGCTTTACATGGACAACTGTCTAGGTGCGCGTGATGACTCTATCGGTATGCAATATCTCATTAAAGATTGGAAATTTGACCCTAAACGCCCTTGTTTAGTGCGTGATTAA
- a CDS encoding aldo/keto reductase, with protein MKDFILPSNNPMPRLGLGTWYMGENQRTRKQEVEALRFGIEYGARLLDCAEMYGEGEAESIAGEAMKGFRDQLYIVSKFYPHNASRKGVITACERSLRRLNTDYLDMYLLHWMGSVPFEETLEALYLLKEQGKIRDYGVSNLDIDDLKDFCAADSQGLCATNQVLYNLACREPEWAVKPFCDQKGMSMMAYCPLDQGSLLFEPALQTIADKHNATPAQIALAWLLHQPGVIAIPKSSTVSRVKENLDSANIRLSADDLELLNREFPAPSNAYEGRIGIR; from the coding sequence ATGAAAGATTTTATTTTGCCAAGTAACAATCCTATGCCTCGCTTAGGCTTGGGTACTTGGTATATGGGTGAGAACCAGAGAACACGTAAGCAGGAAGTAGAAGCGTTGCGCTTTGGTATTGAATATGGCGCGCGCTTGCTAGATTGCGCAGAAATGTATGGTGAAGGCGAAGCTGAGAGTATTGCGGGTGAAGCAATGAAAGGCTTCCGAGACCAGCTTTATATCGTAAGTAAGTTTTATCCTCATAATGCTTCACGCAAAGGGGTGATAACGGCGTGCGAGAGAAGTTTACGTCGTCTGAATACCGATTATTTAGATATGTATCTGCTTCACTGGATGGGTTCAGTACCTTTTGAAGAGACACTGGAAGCGCTCTATTTACTAAAAGAGCAGGGCAAGATCCGAGATTATGGTGTCAGCAATCTTGATATTGATGATTTAAAAGACTTCTGCGCTGCTGATTCTCAAGGGCTTTGTGCAACAAACCAAGTGCTTTATAACTTAGCGTGTAGAGAGCCTGAGTGGGCGGTCAAACCGTTTTGCGATCAGAAGGGAATGTCAATGATGGCTTACTGCCCATTAGATCAAGGCTCTTTATTGTTTGAACCTGCACTCCAGACGATTGCAGACAAGCACAACGCCACTCCAGCCCAAATAGCGTTAGCTTGGTTGCTTCATCAGCCTGGCGTTATTGCCATACCTAAATCCAGCACGGTTTCTCGAGTGAAAGAGAACTTAGATTCTGCAAACATCCGTTTAAGTGCAGATGATCTAGAGCTTCTTAACCGAGAATTTCCAGCGCCGAGTAACGCTTATGAAGGTCGAATAGGAATTAGGTAA